One region of Astyanax mexicanus isolate ESR-SI-001 chromosome 15, AstMex3_surface, whole genome shotgun sequence genomic DNA includes:
- the LOC103042924 gene encoding inactive all-trans-retinol 13,14-reductase, with translation MWLLAFLVWFLSWAGGMYWYLCGRPSPFSEDCVRPAGPMELNQKKRDKVLKQGFAKQKVPKDLDAIVIGSGVGGMTAAATIAKTGKKVLVLEQHDQAGGCCHTFIDKGFEFDVGLHYVGQLHENSLFKIIFDQITEGQLEFAELDQHFDTVVIGTGKETREYTICSGKTEMEEHLKKQFPDDTEAIEEFFKIMKLSARKTPYLAALKLIPEWLALFLVRSGLANLYSSAFRLLSMNATDLVNKLTSNKDLQVIFAYYFYGTPPRDSSSLINALMLHHFKRGAYYPKGGASEIPYHITKVIQKYGGNVLVRAPVSRILVDSQGAAYGVAVKKGKEEIEVRAPVVISNCGIFNTFKRLLPQEIQVKPEIQKRLDMVKPGKGSLLLFSGFDSTAEELGISAVSRWVFKNNDMDAMMDDFFSLGKEDAPENIPMMFVTFPSPKDPMSQIRHPGKSCMTILTMVNYEWFEEWKDTPVKRRGADYIDYKNRFAKHLFDWACVLYPKLREKLVFQDVATPLTNNFYLGSYRGAIYSTDHNLDRYHMDIMAKNRCETPVKNLYVSGQDMFSCGIIGALHGGLMCASRVLGRMVYIDLLQLKKKLKKRKALELAALAEKKLQ, from the exons ATGTGGCTGCTGGCGTTTCTGGTGTGGTTCCTGAGCTGGGCAGGTGGAATGTACTGGTATTTGTGTGGCAGACCGAGCCCTTTCTCAGAGGACTGTGTAAGACCCGCAGGACCAATGGAGCTTAACCAGAAGAAAAGAGACAAGGTTCTGAAGCAAG GCTTTGCCAAGCAGAAAGTGCCCAAGGATTTGGATGCAATCGTGATTGGCAGCGGGGTCGGTGGGATGACGGCAGCGGCTACAATTGCCAAAACTGGCAAAAAAGTCCTTGTGCTGGAGCAACACGACCAGGCTGGAGGCTGCTGCCACACCTTTATCGATAAAGGTTTTGAGTTTGATGTTG GGCTTCATTACGTCGGTCAGTTGCACGAAAACAGTCTGTTTAAGATCATTTTTGACCAGATCACTGAAGGCCAGCTGGAGTTTGCAGAGCTCGACCAGCATTTTGACACTGTTGTGATTGGCACAGGAAAGGAAACTAGGGAATACACTATCTGCTCAGGCAAAACTGAAATGGAGGAACATCTTAAAAAGCAGTTTCCTGATGACACCGAAGCCATTGAGGAGTTCTTCAAAATCATGAAG TTGTCAGCTCGGAAGACTCCCTACTTGGCTGCACTGAAGCTGATTCCAGAGTGGCTGGCTCTATTCCTGGTGAGGAGTGGTCTTGCCAACCTCTATTCCTCTGCCTTCCGGCTGTTAAGCATGAATGCCACAGATCTGGTCAACAAACTGACCTCTAACAAGGACCTCCAAGTTATCTTCGCATACTACTTCTATG GTACTCCTCCAAGAGATTCCAGCAGCCTGATCAATGCCCTGATGCTGCATCACTTCAAGCGTGGAGCATACTACCCAAAAGGAGGTGCTAGTGAGATCCCATACCACATCACTAAGGTCATCCAGAAGTACGGAGGGAATGTTCTGGTTCGTGCTCCTGTCAGTCGAATCCTAGTGGACAGTCAAGGAGCTGCATATG GCGTTGCTGTCAAAAAAGGTAAAGAAGAAATTGAAGTTCGGGCTCCTGTTGTCATCTCCAACTGTGGCATCTTCAACACCTTCAAGAGACTCCTGCCCCAAGAGATACAAGTCAAACCAG AAATCCAGAAGCGTCTGGATATGGTAAAACCTGGGAAAGGATCCCTTTTGCTCTTCTCTGGATTTGACAGCACAGCAGAAGAGCTGGGCATCAGTGCAGTCAGCCGATGGGTCTTTAAGAATAACGACATGGATGCCAT GATGGATGATTTCTTCAGCTTGGGAAAGGAAGATGCTCCAGAAAACATTCCCATGATGTTTGTGACTTTCCCTTCCCCCAAAGACCCCATGTCACAGATTCGTCATCCAG GTAAATCCTGCATGACTATTCTAACTATGGTCAATTATGAGTGGTTTGAGGAGTGGAAGGACACTCCTGTGAAAAGGCGAGGAGCTGACTACATAGACTACAAGAACAGATTTGCCAAACATCTCTTTGACTGGGCCTGTGTCTTATACCCTAAACTCAGAGAAAAG CTGGTCTTCCAGGATGTAGCTACTCCGCTGACCAACAATTTCTACCTCGGGTCGTACCGTGGAGCTATTTACTCAACTGATCACAACTTGGATCGCTATCACATGGATATAATGGCCAAGAACCGCTGTGAAACGcctgtcaaaaatctctatgtATCTG GTCAGGACATGTTCAGCTGTGGGATCATTGGTGCACTACACGGTGGGCTCATGTGCGCATCTAGGGTGCTTGGACGCATGGTTTACATCGACCTCTTGCAGCTTAAGAAGAAGCTGAAGAAGAGGAAGGCATTGGAACTGGCTGCACTGGCTGAGAAGAAGCTGCAGTGA
- the LOC111192380 gene encoding inactive all-trans-retinol 13,14-reductase isoform X2 → MWLLAFLVWFLSWAGGMYWYLCGRPSPFSEDCVKPAGPMELNQKKRDKVLKQGFAKQKVPKDLDAIVIGSGVGGMTAAATIAKTGKKVLVLEQHDQAGGCCHTFIDKGFEFDVGLHYVGQLHENSLFKIIFDQITEGQLEFAELDQHFDTVVIGTGKETREYTICSGKTEMEEHLKKQFPDDTEAIEEFFKIMKLSARKTPYLAALKLVPEWLALFLVSSGLANLYSSAFRLLSMNATDLVEKLTSNKDLQVIFAYYFYGTPPRDSSSLINALMLHHFKRGAYYPKGGASEIPYHITKVIQKYGGNVLVRAPVSRILVDSQGAAYGVAVKKGKEEIEVRAPVVISNCGIFNTFKRLLPPEIQVKPEIQKRLDMVRPGKGSLLLFSGFDGTAEELGISAVSRWVFKNNDMDAMMDDFFSLGKEEAPENIPMMFVTFPSPKDPMSQIRHPGKSCMTILTMVNYEWFEEWKDTPVKRRGADYVEYKNRFAKHLFDWACVLYPKLREKLVFQDVATPLTNNFYLGSYRGAIYSTDHNLDRYHMDIMAKNRCETPVKNLYVSGQDMFSCGIIGALHGGLMCASRVLGRMVYIDLLVLKKKLKKRKALELAALAEKRLQ, encoded by the exons ATGTGGCTGCTGGCGTTTCTGGTGTGGTTCCTGAGCTGGGCAGGTGGAATGTACTGGTATTTGTGTGGCAGACCGAGCCCTTTCTCAGAGGACTGTGTAAAACCTGCAGGACCAATGGAGCTTAACCAGAAGAAAAGAGACAAGGTTCTGAAGCAAG GCTTCGCCAAGCAGAAAGTGCCCAAGGATTTGGATGCAATCGTGATTGGCAGTGGTGTCGGTGGAATGACGGCAGCGGCTACAATTGCCAAAACTGGCAAGAAAGTCCTTGTGCTGGAGCAACACGACCAGGCTGGAGGCTGCTGCCACACCTTTATTGATAAAGGTTTTGAGTTTGATGTTG GGCTTCATTACGTCGGTCAGCTGCATGAGAACAGTCTGTTTAAGATCATTTTTGACCAGATCACTGAAGGCCAGCTGGAGTTTGCAGAGCTCGACCAGCATTTTGACACGGTTGTGATTGGCACAGGAAAGGAAACTAGGGAATACACTATCTGCTCGGGCAAAACTGAAATGGAGGAACATCTTAAAAAGCAGTTTCCTGATGACACCGAAGCCATTGAGGAATTCTTTAAGATCATGAAG TTGTCAGCCAGGAAGACTCCCTACTTGGCTGCACTGAAGCTGGTTCCAGAGTGGCTGGCCCTATTCCTGGTGAGCAGTGGTCTTGCCAACCTCTATTCCTCTGCCTTCCGGCTGTTAAGCATGAATGCTACAGATCTGGTCGAGAAACTGACCTCCAACAAGGACCTCCAAGTGATCTTTGCATACTACTTCTATG gtaCTCCTCCAAGAGACTCCAGCAGCCTGATCAACGCCCTGATGCTGCATCACTTCAAGCGTGGAGCATACTACCCAAAAGGTGGTGCTAGTGAGATCCCATACCACATCACTAAGGTCATCCAGAAGTACGGAGGAAATGTTCTGGTTCGTGCTCCTGTCAGTCGAATCCTGGTGGACAGTCAAGGAGCTGCATATG GCGTTGCTGTCAAAAAAGGTAAAGAAGAAATTGAAGTTCGGGCTCCTGTTGTCATCTCCAACTGTGGCATCTTTAACACCTTCAAGAGACTCCTGCCCCCAGAGATACAAGTCAAACCAG AAATCCAGAAACGTCTGGATATGGTAAGACCTGGAAAAGGATCCCTTTTGCTCTTCTCTGGATTTGACGGCACAGCAGAAGAGCTGGGCATCAGTGCAGTCAGCCGATGGGTCTTTAAGAATAACGACATGGATGCCAT GATGGACGATTTCTTCAGCTTGGGAAAGGAAGAGGCTCCAGAAAACATTCCCATGATGTTTGTGACTTTCCCTTCCCCCAAAGACCCCATGTCACAGATTCGTCATCCAG gtaaatcCTGCATGACTATTCTGACTATGGTCAATTACGAGTGGTTTGAGGAGTGGAAGGACACTCCAGTGAAAAGGCGAGGAGCTGACTATGTAGAATACAAGAACAGATTTGCCAAACATCTCTTTGACTGGGCCTGTGTCTTATACCCTAAACTCAGAGAAAAG ctGGTCTTCCAGGATGTAGCTACTCCGCTGACCAACAATTTCTACCTCGGGTCGTACCGTGGAGCCATTTACTCAACTGATCACAACTTGGATCGCTATCACATGGATATAATGGCCAAGAACCGCTGTGAAACGcctgtcaaaaatctctatgtATCAG GTCAGGACATGTTTAGCTGTGGGATTATTGGTGCACTACACGGTGGGCTCATGTGTGCCTCTAGAGTGCTTGGACGCATGGTTTACATCGACCTCTTGGTGCTTAAGAAGAAGCTGAAGAAGAGGAAGGCTTTGGAACTGGCTGCACTGGCTGAGAAGAGGCTGCAGTGA